The Globicephala melas chromosome 20, mGloMel1.2, whole genome shotgun sequence genome contains a region encoding:
- the UBTF gene encoding nucleolar transcription factor 1 isoform X1: MNGEADCPTDLEMAAPKGQDRWSQEDMLTLLECMKNNLPSNDSSKFKTTESHMDWEKVAFKDFSGDMCKLKWVEISNEVRKFRTLTELILDAQEHVKNPYKGKKLKKHPDFPKKPLTPYFRFFMEKRAKYAKLHPEMSNLDLTKILSKKYKELPEKKKMKYIQDFQREKQEFERNLARFREDHPDLIQNAKKSDIPEKPKTPQQLWYTHEKKVYLKVRPDATTKEVKDSLGKQWSQLSDKKRLKWIHKALEQRKEYEEIMRDYIQKHPELNISEEGITKSTLTKAERQLKDKFDGRPTKPPPNSYSLYCAELMANMKDVPSTERMVLCSQQWKLLSQKEKDAYHKKCDQKKKDYEVELLRFLESLPEEEQQRVLGEEKMLNINKKQATSPASKKPSQEGGKGGSEKPKRPVSAMFIFSEEKRRQLQEERPELSESELTRLLARMWNDLSEKKKAKYKAREAALKAQSERKPGKLPESPKRAEEIWQQSVIGDYLARFKNDREKALKAMEMTWNNMEKKEKLMWIKKAAEDQKRYERELSERRAPPAAANSSKKMKFQGEPKKPPMNGYQKFSQELLSNGQLNHLPLKERMVEIGSRWQRISQSQKEHYKKQAEEQQKQYKVHLDLWVKSLSPQDRAAYKEYISNKRKSMTKLRGPNPKSSRTTLQSKSESEDDDEEDEEEEEEEEEEEDDENGDSSEDGGDSSESSSEDESEDGDENEEDDDDEDDDEDDDEDEDNESEGSSSSSSSSGDSSDSDSN; encoded by the exons ATGAACGGAGAAGCCGACTGCCCCACAGACCTGGAAATGGCCGCCCCCAAAGGCCAAG ACCGCTGGTCCCAGGAAGACATGCTGACTTTGCTGGAATGCATGAAGAACAACCTTCCATCCAATGACAGCTCCAAGTTCAAAACCACCGAGTCACATATGGACTGGGAAAAAGTAGCATTTAAAGACTTTTCTGGAGACATGTGCAAGCTCAAATGGGTGGAGATTTCTAACGAG gTGAGGAAGTTCCGTACGTTGACAGAATTGATCCTCGATGCTCAGGAACATGTTAAAAACCCTTACAAAGGCAAAAAACTCAAG AAACACCCGGACTTCCCAAAGAAGCCCCTGACCCCTTATTTCCGCTTTTTCATGGAGAAGCGGGCCAAGTACGCAAAACTCCACCCCGAGATGAGCAACCTGGACCTGACCAAGATTCTGtccaaaaaatacaaagagcTGCCGGAGAAgaagaag ATGAAATATATTCAGGACTTCCAGAGGGAGAAACAGGAGTTTGAGCGAAACCTCGCCCGATTCAG GGAGGATCACCCAGACCTAATCCAGAATGCCAAGAAGTCGGACATCCCTGAGAAGCCCAAAACCCCCCAGCAGCTGTGGTACACCCACGAGAAGAAGGTGTACCTCAAAGTGCGGCCAGAC GCCACTACGAAGGAGGTGAAGGACTCCCTGGGGAAGCAGTGGTCTCAGCTCTCGGACAAAAAGAGGCTGAAATGGATTCATAAGGCCCTGGAGCAGCGGAAGGAGTACGAG GAGATTATGCGTGACTATATCCAGAAGCACCCCGAGCTCAACATCAGTGAGGAGGGCATCACCAAGTCCACCCTCACCAAGGCCGAACGCCAGCTCAAGGACAAGTTTGACGGGCGACCCACCAAGCCACCTCC GAACAGCTACTCGCTGTACTGCGCAGAGCTGATGGCCAACATGAAGGACGTGCCCAGCACAGAGCGCATGGTGCTGTGCAGCCAGCAGTGGAAGCTGctctcccagaaggagaaggacgCCTACCACAAGAAGTGCGACCAG aaaaagaaagattatgaGGTGGAACTGCTCCGTTTTCTAGAG AGCCTGCCTGAGGAGGAGCAGCAGCGGGTCCTGGGGGAGGAGAAGATGTTGAACATCAACAAGAAGCAAGCCACCAGCCCAGCCTCCAAGAAGCCCTCCCAGGAAGGGGGCAAG GGTGGCTCGGAGAAGCCCAAGAGGCCCGTGTCAGCCATGTTCATCTTCTCGGAAGAAAAGCGGCGGCAGCTGCAGGAAGAGCGGCCTGAGCTTTCAGAGAGCGAGCTGACCCGCCTGCTGGCCCGCATGTGGAACGAcctgtcagagaagaaaaag GCCAAGTACAAGGCCCGGGAGGCCGCACTGAAGGCCCAGTCAGAGAGGAAGCCGGGCAAGCTGCCAGAGTCGCCCAAAAGAGCCGAGGAGATCTGGCAACAGAGTGTCATCGGCGACTACCTGGCCCGCTTCAAG AACGACCGGGAGAAGGCCTTGAAAGCCATGGAGATGACTTGGAACAACAtggaaaagaaggagaaactAATGTGGATCAAGAAGGCGGCCGAAGACCAAAAGCGATACGAG AGAGAGCTGAGTGAGAGGCGGGCACCCCCGGCTGCTGCAAACTCATCCAAGAAGATGAAGTTCCAGGGAGAACCCAAGAAGCCTCCCAT GAACGGTTACCAGAAGTTCTCCCAGGAGCTTCTGTCCAATGGGCAGCTGAACCACCTGCCACTGAAGGAGCGCATGGTGGAGATTGGCAGCCGCTGGCAGCGCATCTCCCAGAGCCAGAAGGAGCACTACAAAAAGCAGGCCGAGGAGCAGCAGAAGCAGTACAAAGTGCACCTGGACCTCTGGGTCAAG AGTCTGTCTCCCCAGGACCGTGCAGCATATAAAGAGTACATCTCGAAT AAACGTAAGAGCATGACCAAGCTGCGAGGCCCGAACCCCAAGTCCAGCCGGACGACCCTGCAGTCTAAGTCG GAGTCTGAGGATGACGATGAagaggatgaagaggaggaggaggaggaggaggaggaggaagatgatgaGAACGGGGACTCCTCTGAGGACGGGGGGGACTCCTCCGAATCCAGCAGCGAGGATGAGAGCGAGGATGGGGATGAG AACGAGGAGGATGACGACGACGAGGACGACGACGAGGACGACGACGAGGATGAGGACAACGAGTCCGAGGGCAGCAGCTCCAGCTCCTCCTCCTCGGGGGACTCCTCGGACTCTGACTCCAACTGA
- the UBTF gene encoding nucleolar transcription factor 1 isoform X2 encodes MNGEADCPTDLEMAAPKGQDRWSQEDMLTLLECMKNNLPSNDSSKFKTTESHMDWEKVAFKDFSGDMCKLKWVEISNEVRKFRTLTELILDAQEHVKNPYKGKKLKKHPDFPKKPLTPYFRFFMEKRAKYAKLHPEMSNLDLTKILSKKYKELPEKKKMKYIQDFQREKQEFERNLARFREDHPDLIQNAKKSDIPEKPKTPQQLWYTHEKKVYLKVRPDEIMRDYIQKHPELNISEEGITKSTLTKAERQLKDKFDGRPTKPPPNSYSLYCAELMANMKDVPSTERMVLCSQQWKLLSQKEKDAYHKKCDQKKKDYEVELLRFLESLPEEEQQRVLGEEKMLNINKKQATSPASKKPSQEGGKGGSEKPKRPVSAMFIFSEEKRRQLQEERPELSESELTRLLARMWNDLSEKKKAKYKAREAALKAQSERKPGKLPESPKRAEEIWQQSVIGDYLARFKNDREKALKAMEMTWNNMEKKEKLMWIKKAAEDQKRYERELSERRAPPAAANSSKKMKFQGEPKKPPMNGYQKFSQELLSNGQLNHLPLKERMVEIGSRWQRISQSQKEHYKKQAEEQQKQYKVHLDLWVKSLSPQDRAAYKEYISNKRKSMTKLRGPNPKSSRTTLQSKSESEDDDEEDEEEEEEEEEEEDDENGDSSEDGGDSSESSSEDESEDGDENEEDDDDEDDDEDDDEDEDNESEGSSSSSSSSGDSSDSDSN; translated from the exons ATGAACGGAGAAGCCGACTGCCCCACAGACCTGGAAATGGCCGCCCCCAAAGGCCAAG ACCGCTGGTCCCAGGAAGACATGCTGACTTTGCTGGAATGCATGAAGAACAACCTTCCATCCAATGACAGCTCCAAGTTCAAAACCACCGAGTCACATATGGACTGGGAAAAAGTAGCATTTAAAGACTTTTCTGGAGACATGTGCAAGCTCAAATGGGTGGAGATTTCTAACGAG gTGAGGAAGTTCCGTACGTTGACAGAATTGATCCTCGATGCTCAGGAACATGTTAAAAACCCTTACAAAGGCAAAAAACTCAAG AAACACCCGGACTTCCCAAAGAAGCCCCTGACCCCTTATTTCCGCTTTTTCATGGAGAAGCGGGCCAAGTACGCAAAACTCCACCCCGAGATGAGCAACCTGGACCTGACCAAGATTCTGtccaaaaaatacaaagagcTGCCGGAGAAgaagaag ATGAAATATATTCAGGACTTCCAGAGGGAGAAACAGGAGTTTGAGCGAAACCTCGCCCGATTCAG GGAGGATCACCCAGACCTAATCCAGAATGCCAAGAAGTCGGACATCCCTGAGAAGCCCAAAACCCCCCAGCAGCTGTGGTACACCCACGAGAAGAAGGTGTACCTCAAAGTGCGGCCAGAC GAGATTATGCGTGACTATATCCAGAAGCACCCCGAGCTCAACATCAGTGAGGAGGGCATCACCAAGTCCACCCTCACCAAGGCCGAACGCCAGCTCAAGGACAAGTTTGACGGGCGACCCACCAAGCCACCTCC GAACAGCTACTCGCTGTACTGCGCAGAGCTGATGGCCAACATGAAGGACGTGCCCAGCACAGAGCGCATGGTGCTGTGCAGCCAGCAGTGGAAGCTGctctcccagaaggagaaggacgCCTACCACAAGAAGTGCGACCAG aaaaagaaagattatgaGGTGGAACTGCTCCGTTTTCTAGAG AGCCTGCCTGAGGAGGAGCAGCAGCGGGTCCTGGGGGAGGAGAAGATGTTGAACATCAACAAGAAGCAAGCCACCAGCCCAGCCTCCAAGAAGCCCTCCCAGGAAGGGGGCAAG GGTGGCTCGGAGAAGCCCAAGAGGCCCGTGTCAGCCATGTTCATCTTCTCGGAAGAAAAGCGGCGGCAGCTGCAGGAAGAGCGGCCTGAGCTTTCAGAGAGCGAGCTGACCCGCCTGCTGGCCCGCATGTGGAACGAcctgtcagagaagaaaaag GCCAAGTACAAGGCCCGGGAGGCCGCACTGAAGGCCCAGTCAGAGAGGAAGCCGGGCAAGCTGCCAGAGTCGCCCAAAAGAGCCGAGGAGATCTGGCAACAGAGTGTCATCGGCGACTACCTGGCCCGCTTCAAG AACGACCGGGAGAAGGCCTTGAAAGCCATGGAGATGACTTGGAACAACAtggaaaagaaggagaaactAATGTGGATCAAGAAGGCGGCCGAAGACCAAAAGCGATACGAG AGAGAGCTGAGTGAGAGGCGGGCACCCCCGGCTGCTGCAAACTCATCCAAGAAGATGAAGTTCCAGGGAGAACCCAAGAAGCCTCCCAT GAACGGTTACCAGAAGTTCTCCCAGGAGCTTCTGTCCAATGGGCAGCTGAACCACCTGCCACTGAAGGAGCGCATGGTGGAGATTGGCAGCCGCTGGCAGCGCATCTCCCAGAGCCAGAAGGAGCACTACAAAAAGCAGGCCGAGGAGCAGCAGAAGCAGTACAAAGTGCACCTGGACCTCTGGGTCAAG AGTCTGTCTCCCCAGGACCGTGCAGCATATAAAGAGTACATCTCGAAT AAACGTAAGAGCATGACCAAGCTGCGAGGCCCGAACCCCAAGTCCAGCCGGACGACCCTGCAGTCTAAGTCG GAGTCTGAGGATGACGATGAagaggatgaagaggaggaggaggaggaggaggaggaggaagatgatgaGAACGGGGACTCCTCTGAGGACGGGGGGGACTCCTCCGAATCCAGCAGCGAGGATGAGAGCGAGGATGGGGATGAG AACGAGGAGGATGACGACGACGAGGACGACGACGAGGACGACGACGAGGATGAGGACAACGAGTCCGAGGGCAGCAGCTCCAGCTCCTCCTCCTCGGGGGACTCCTCGGACTCTGACTCCAACTGA